In the genome of Dyadobacter fermentans DSM 18053, the window CGGGAATGTCTTTCAGCTCCTCGCTTTTAACGGTTTGCACCGCTCCTGTGATTTCTTTTTTCAACTGGCTACCGTAACCCACCACCACGACTTCAGTAAGTGCCTTGGCGTCGGTTGCGAGTTTAATGTCAACGGTCGAGCCCGCGCCTACCGGTACTTCCTGGGTGAGGAAACCCACGGAAGAAAAGATGAGAACCGCTCCATTGTCCGGAATAGTGATCGAATATAATCCATCCGCGTCGGACACTGTTCCTATGGTGGTGCCTTTGAGCACAATGCTCACGCCCGGCAGTTTTTCACCTGTGTCGTCGGTCACTTTCCCTTTAATCGTCCGGTCGACAGAGAACTTACTGTTTATCGTCAGCGGATTAGGGTTGAAACTGTTATTGGCCATGACATTGAATCCGCATGCCACCCCGATGAGCGCCTGGCCCACAGAAAGTTTCAGGATCGAATTCAACCTTGCACAATAAGGAGATTGTCGAAATTGATTCATAAGCTTCTTTTTTAGATTTAGTAATTAGCAGAGGCCCCGAACAACCATTCGGAACACCCGGGGAAGATTGGGTTAATCGGTTAAGCTTCGTATTCTCATAGTAATCGGTTTAAGTGAACAATGGTCGGAACTGAAAGGCTGTGAATGATTGATAGCGTCCGAAAATCCTGCCGGGCTGAGCAAACAACCGCGACTCCCCATGCACCCGATGCCCGGAAGCGGAATATTCAGTGTTGATGAGGACTTGGAATCCTTTAAGAAATAAATGTCTTATTGACGTGTAAAAGACAATTATTCATTCTTAAAGTAACATTTATGCAATAGTAGAAGGAATGCAACAACAGACTGTCCTGCTCTGTCTGGTTTTAAACAATATTTCGTTTACAAGAGTTTTTTGGATATATCGGGTATTGAAGTGGCTTGTTGCCTGGCTGAATTTCGCATTACTTGCTGTTTTATCGGAAGTTTTTTTCCGAAGCGAAAATTGGAATAGGTTAACTGCTCGTGTTGGGAATATACCGTTAAATCATTCTCTTGTACCCGATGGGTAAATTAATGGAGTTTCCTCTTATAATTATCTCTTCATTCAGGTTTGCTCTGATAACCACAGCCCTACCCTATGCTTTTTAACAGTTTCGAATTCCTCGTGCTGACGCTGGTGACGTTTGCAATCTACTATTTGCCGCCATTCCGGCGCGTTCAGGTGGCTATCCTCATTGTAGCGAGCCTGGTCTTTTACGGTTATGCCAACCCGACGCTCCTTGCGTTATTTCTCTTTTCGGTGCTGATCAACGTGGTTTCCAGTTACAGCGTCGTATACGGGAAACTAAGCACGCAAAAACTAGTGCTTACCATTGGGGTCGTTTTTAACCTGGGAATTCTCGCCTTCTTCAAATACAGTCCGCTGGTTGGCAACACGTTTTTTAATGCAGAACAGGGAATCGGTGCGTGGCTGGTGCAGATTCCTTTGCCGGTTGGGATTTCCTTCTTTACATTCGAAGGGATCAGCTTGCTGGTGGATGCCTACCGCGGCCGGGAAACTACACGCACAGAGGGCGTTGTGCCACCGTCGCTGGGCGCGCATGCAATGAATACTACTTTTTTCGTCGCCTTTTTCCCCCACCTCATTGCCGGGCCTATTTTGAAAGCCCACCATTTCATTCCTCAAATCCGGCAAAAGTTCTATCGTGACATTCCCTGGGAGTTCTGCTTTCGGAACCTCGTCACAGGTTACTTCCTTAAAATGGTAGTGGCCGACCAGCTTAGCCAGCAAACATATTGGATTCAATATCCCTATTTCGAAGTGCAGTCGTCCCTCATGCTGATCGTTCTACTGTTCGGCTATTCTATACAGATCTTCGCCGACTTTGCGGGTTACTCATTAATCGCACTGGGTGTAGCCGGGCTTTTCGGGTACCGACTCGAAAAGAACTTCGATTTCCCGTACATCTCCACATCGTTCTCCGAGTTCTGGCGAAGATGGCACATATCGCTTTCGACATTTCTGAAAGAGTACCTGTATATCCCGCTGGGTGGAAACCGAAAAGGGAATGTGCGTACTTATATCAACCTGTTTGTCACGATGTTGCTCGGCGGGCTGTGGCACGGCGCCGCGTGGAGCTATGCGATTTGGGGCATGTTTCATGGCGGGGCATTGGCGATTGAGCGATTGATCAAGGATTTGTACGGCCGAAAACAGTCTGAGCCGCCCCGGGTCCTGCGAATTCTTTCGGGCGTTTTCGTTTTCAGCCTGGTTACGTTTGCATGGCTGTTCTTCAAGCTTACCGACATTTCCGACGTGGTGAAGTACATTGCTGCCATTAAGCATAATACAAACATTGCTTCAAATAAAACCCGCATCCTGTACATTATCGTCTACTCGTTACCGGTAGTAGTATATCATTTGTTGTATCTGAGTAAAAATCTGCAATCGGGCGCGCTGCGATGGCAAAGGCTGGAACCACTGGTTTACGGATTGATGCTTTTCATGATTGCCACCAACTGCGGGATCGGTGGTGAGTTTATTTACTTTCAGTTCTAGCATTTACTATGAAAAAGTCTTTACTGTTTTTCGTCGTTCTCGTGCTCGCGTACGAAGTGCTCGTCCGGAATGTAGATATTTGGTGGACCATCGGGCAGAATCAATGGCATACTAATCGCATGGTTGCGGATGATTTTCTTTATGGTACTGACAAATATCCAAGTGTGATGGTCGGTTCTTCCCTGGCGGCGCGCTTGCGGGGCAAAATCGCCAAGGACAGCCTGCCATCGGATATGTGCAACCTTGCGTTGTCGGGACAATCGGTGTTTGATGGGTTGCTGATCTTAAAGCAATCCGGATATGTGCCTAAGCACTTGTACATCGAAACCAATGTAATTGAACGCAGCGAAGACGCAGGCCTTCAAAAAGCGCTTTCTCTGCCGGTGATGGCAGGTATTAAAACCTATTTAAAATCGTGGCGGGATAGCTACCAGCCGATGGAGGTCCTGGTTCGATATCGCCCGCACAAGCCGAGCGATGCGGAGATACTCCGCGAGGCTCAGCCCCCGAGAGATGAACGCGGCTACCGGACCATGTTGGATATTCAACTTGAAAAAGGCAGCATTCCGCTCGATGATAAGGTATTGAAAGGCCAAATTGAGAAGTTAAAGGCGCTCGTTACCTATTTTCAACAAAAAGGTACACACGTGACATTGTTCGAAATGCCGATCGACCCTGCGTTGTGTTCCATTCGCAAAGTGTCGCAGATAAGAAATGAGGTAAAAAAGGAATTTCTGCCGCTGGGATGTGATTTTATAGCAGTGCCCGATTGTAACAATTACCGGACGACGGACGGTGTGCATTTGGACATACCGTCCGTTTACACTTATCTCAGGTATTTCAGGAACGCCATTGCAAAGCGTTCCTGAAATGGTTTGACTATATCAACAATTCCTTCACCGCCAGCCCCTTACCATCCGGTGTCGTGTAGAACGGCCGCTTTTCGATTTCATATTGCGTGTCCGGCGGAATGCCGAGCGCGTGGTAGATGGTTTGGTGAACGCCTTCGATCTTGATCGGGTTCTCAATCGTTTTGCATGGGCGTTCGTCGGCGGTTTTGCCGTATACAAAGCCCTTTTTAATGCCGCCACCGAACATGAGCATGGAACAGCCGTCGGTGAAATGGCGGTGCATGCCGTAGAATTTGAGGTCCGAAAGGATGTCCGGCTGCGCTACCTGTTCCTTCACTTTCGCATCCGGGCGACCTTCCACCATCATATCACGGCTGAATTCGCTCGCGAGGACAACCATAGTGCGGTCGAGCAGGCCTTTTTCATCGAGGTCTTTAATAAGCTGGGCCACCGGACCGTCGATCTGCTTTTTCATTTCCTGCAAACGCGTATGACCATTTTCGTGCGTGTCCCAGCCTTTGAACGGCTCATATTCGGTGGTCACGCTGATGAACCGGGCACCTTGTTCGGTCAGGCGGCGTGCGAGCAGGCAACCGAGCCCGAAGCGGCCGGTGTTATAAATGTCGTAGCTTTTCTTAGGTTCGGTGCTGAGGTCGAATGCTTTGGATTCCGGCGAATTGAGCAATGCATAAGCCTGCTCCATGGAGCGTTTGAGGGATTCGCGCTGGTAGTCGCTGCCAAATTCCCCCACCGGGCTGTTATTGATCAGCTCGTTGTACAGCTGGTTTCTACGTTCAAAACGCTTCGCATCCATGCCCACGGGTGGACGCACGCTTTCGAGGCCCTGGCTCGGGTCGGGGATAAAGAACGGTCCGAACTCGTTGCCGAGGAAGCCCGCCGTATGGAATGCTTTCAACTCTTCGGCCTCGCCTACCGTGAAGCGCTGACCGATGTCCACGAATGCGGGGATTACCGGATTTTTGGGTCCCAGCTCCTTTGCAATCCACGAACCCATATGCGGTGCGGCCACCGTTTGTGGCGGCTCGTAGCAGGTATGCCAGTGGTACTGGTGCCGCGAATGCAGGATATGTCCCATGTCGGCCGCCACGTAAGAGCGGATGAGTGTTCCCTTGTCCATCACTTGCCCTATCGATTGCAGGCCTTCCGAAAAATGGATGCCGTCGAGCTTGGTAGGAAGCGATTTGAATGTGCTCAAAACACGGTTTCCTTCCATGTCTTTTTCGAATGGCGTATAGGCTTTGGGGTCGAAAGTTTCGGTGTGCGCCATACCGCCCGCCATCCATAATAGTATCACCGTGTCCGCCGTCGAATCGGCTCCCGCTTTACCCCGGCACGAGGTTAGCAGGTTTGATACGGGAGCTCCCGCTGCCAATGCAGCCATCGTGGCCGCGCTGGCGCGTTGCAAGAACTCTCTCCTACTCCATTGGATATTCATGTTTAATATCTTTTTAAATAGCTGTATTTCAATAATTTGTCTTAATACACATATGATACTTTAAATACTTTTTATATTATTTTAAGTATTATATAGTTAAATATTTTGATACTTTACAAATTTTTAAACTGTATTTAAAGTTTGATAAGTTTGATATGTTAAATACATTATGAATGTATCATTCTTTTAATATATCAACTGAAACTCCGGCACGAGTGCAATCGCCCACACGAGGTCCTGAATCCCTTCTTCACTAGGCTGTGGACCGAGGATCTTTTTGGCGGCGGCCAGTTCCTTCGGCACCGGCGCCCTGCCCAGCGCCTTCCGGTATAGCGCCGTCACGAGCGAGTCGGATGTCGGATATTGCGATTTCCAGACTTTCGATCCGGCTTTAAGCGTTTCCGTGAATTTTGAACCGTTGGTGAGCTCCAGTGCTTGCAACAGGTTCGCCTGAGACGTGCGGCCTGTGCTCACCGTTTCGCGGTTCGGGCGGCCGAGTGACGTCAGGAATGGATCGTTCTTCACAAATGCCGCGCGCGGGAATGGTAAGCGCTGCTTGATGTCTTCGGGAAGTTTCTTTGCCGCAATGGATGTGTCGCCGTACATCGGGATGAAGCTCGTGCTGATCGCGTCGGCAAACTGCTCGGCGGTGAGTCGCCTGCGTACCATGCCTGTAAATTTGTAATCGGCCGCGGCAATGTCTCCCGCCTCTTTCACAGACGAAGAAGGCAGTTGGTAGGTTTTGGAAGTGACGATCGTGTAAATGAGTTTTTTAACGTCATAACCATTGGTCACAAAATCGGAGGCCATCCAGTCGAGCAGGTCCTGGCTCCATGGCAGGTTATCCATCGCATCCACCGGCTCCACAATTCCCCGGCCCATCATTTGCGCCCACACGCGGTTCACCAGCGTTCTGTACAAGCGGCCGTCTTTGGGTTGGACAAGGAAATCGGCAAGTTGGCGCAGGCGTTTTTCCGTGCTGGCATTCACCTCGATTTCGCCCAGCTCCGGATAAAGGACGCGGGTACCCGCAATTTTACCGGTCGGTTTGTCGCAGCGGTTGATTTCCAGCAATGTGTCGGCGAATATGTTTGCGAATGCGTAAGCGTCGGCCAGTTTCCAGTCGCTGATGAAGCTGTCATGGCAGGAAGCGCATTTTAAATTCAAACCCAAAAACACTTGTGCCACATTCTGCGCGGCCTGCATTTCGGTCCGTTGGCTGGAATTGATTGTTCCCCGCCATTTGATCCCTTTGATAAAGCCCTCCGATTCCTTGTCCGGGCTGATGAGCTCCTTCACAAACCAGTTGTATGGCTTGTTGTCCAGCAAACTTGCATACAGCCATTTTGAAATACTAAAACGGCCACCGGTAATATAGCCCGTTCCGTCATAGTCGTTTCTGAGCGCATCGTTCCAGAATGTCATCCAGTGTTGCGCATAGGCGTCGTTTTGCGCCAGCAGTTCTTTGGCTAAAAGTTCCCGCTTATCCGGCCGGGTGTCGGCTACGAATGCATCCACCTTTTCAGGAGCGGGCAGCAGCCCGACGATGTCCAGAGACACCCTGCGGATATAGGTCCGATCGTCGACCACCGGTTTCCATGCGATGTTGTTTTTTTGAAAATAAGCATTCACAAAAAGATCGACCGGCTTGCTTAGCTCCGCTGTGGCCGCAGGAACTGCCGGTGTGCGGGGAGCAAGTTCGGCTACGCGGTAAATGCTTTTTTCCTTGCCGTCCGGCCAGGGTGCACCTTTTTCAATCCAGAATTCCAGGAGTTTGATCTCCTTCTCGGTCAGCCGCTTGCCTTTGGTGGGCATGGCCTCCTTGTGGCCTTTTGGGAGTGAAATCCGCCGGATGAGTTCGCTTTTATCGGGGTGGTTTGGTACCACTACCACACCGTGCTCGCCGCCTTTCATGATGACATCTTTGCTGTCCAGCCGGAGATCGCCTTTCATTTTTGTCTCGCTGTGGCAGCTGTAACAGTTGTGCGCCAGGATCGTCCTGACTTCCACATTCACATTCTGAATTTGTTCGGGGGTTAATGCGCCGTTGTTGGTGAGTACGAAGTCGGCCTCGGTGTCGCCTTCCGGTTCCACGGTTTCGTTGCCCGGGAGCACGCTCGTGAGGTAATCTTCGCCGTGGGTGAGCATGGCGCCATAATGCCCTGCAAACGAAACGCCGAAAACGGTCGTCAGCAGCAGGCCGCGGAACAGTCCGCGGTTGCCGGAGCGTAATGTAAATGCCGTTGCCAGGGAAAGCACCATTGTGGCGATCCCCGCCCAACGGTGGATTTCAAGGTTGGTTCCGCTGGAATCCTCGGAGCTGGCGAGCAGTAATCCGAACACCACGGCAACTACGGCGCTGCCGGCGCTGATCCACGTGATAATGCGCGTTCCGTCGCGCAGGACGGTCGACTTATGCTTCCAGTCGATAAGTTCAAAAAGCAGTGCAATGCCGAGAAGTCCAATGGGAAAGTGAACCAGTAAGGGGTGCAATCGTCCTAAAAATTGCCAAAGCCAGAAAGTTTCGGTTGCTTGGAGTAACACAGTTCAAGGGGTTAGTGGTTTAGGAATGTCAGCCGGGACGTTCCGCAATATCATACAATACTAAGAGGTTGTCAGGAAGAAAGTATCCTGTTCTGTCTTGTTAGAAATGATAAATATTCATGTTTTTCTAAAATGGTTTATATAAAGGCGATTCCGCTATGGAATTGACTATTAGGTCTATAACGAATTTGCTCACGGATTAGTTATAAAATTTAACAGGAGAGACATATTGTAACTGTCTCTCCTGCGTGTTTTTGGCGTCTTGCGACTCAGTAGCCTGGATTTTGTGCCAGTTTTGGATTAATGAGAATTTGCGGTGCCGGAAGCGGCAGCACGTACTCATTTTCCGTGTAGACGTAGTCAGTCGAATTGAATGGCACATTGCCGCGGTCTACGGTCGGTTTCGCGCGCTCCTGGGCTCCGTGCGCATTCATGAATGCAGCCCACTCAGCTGGTGTTTTCGTCCTTTTCAGGTCAAACCAGCGATGGTTTTCGAATGCGAGCTCCAATCTTCTCTCCTTTAAAACCGCCGTGCGGAAAGCCACTTTGTCGGCAATGGTGAGATCGGCCAGTCCGGCGCGTTTGCGGACCTGGTTCAGGTAACCCAATGCTTCGGCAGTAGGCCCGGATTGCTCGTTGATGGATTCCGCGAGCATCAGCAGCACATCCGCGTAGCGCAGGATCGGCCAG includes:
- a CDS encoding DUF1549 domain-containing protein; this encodes MHPLLVHFPIGLLGIALLFELIDWKHKSTVLRDGTRIITWISAGSAVVAVVFGLLLASSEDSSGTNLEIHRWAGIATMVLSLATAFTLRSGNRGLFRGLLLTTVFGVSFAGHYGAMLTHGEDYLTSVLPGNETVEPEGDTEADFVLTNNGALTPEQIQNVNVEVRTILAHNCYSCHSETKMKGDLRLDSKDVIMKGGEHGVVVVPNHPDKSELIRRISLPKGHKEAMPTKGKRLTEKEIKLLEFWIEKGAPWPDGKEKSIYRVAELAPRTPAVPAATAELSKPVDLFVNAYFQKNNIAWKPVVDDRTYIRRVSLDIVGLLPAPEKVDAFVADTRPDKRELLAKELLAQNDAYAQHWMTFWNDALRNDYDGTGYITGGRFSISKWLYASLLDNKPYNWFVKELISPDKESEGFIKGIKWRGTINSSQRTEMQAAQNVAQVFLGLNLKCASCHDSFISDWKLADAYAFANIFADTLLEINRCDKPTGKIAGTRVLYPELGEIEVNASTEKRLRQLADFLVQPKDGRLYRTLVNRVWAQMMGRGIVEPVDAMDNLPWSQDLLDWMASDFVTNGYDVKKLIYTIVTSKTYQLPSSSVKEAGDIAAADYKFTGMVRRRLTAEQFADAISTSFIPMYGDTSIAAKKLPEDIKQRLPFPRAAFVKNDPFLTSLGRPNRETVSTGRTSQANLLQALELTNGSKFTETLKAGSKVWKSQYPTSDSLVTALYRKALGRAPVPKELAAAKKILGPQPSEEGIQDLVWAIALVPEFQLIY
- a CDS encoding DUF1501 domain-containing protein; this encodes MNIQWSRREFLQRASAATMAALAAGAPVSNLLTSCRGKAGADSTADTVILLWMAGGMAHTETFDPKAYTPFEKDMEGNRVLSTFKSLPTKLDGIHFSEGLQSIGQVMDKGTLIRSYVAADMGHILHSRHQYHWHTCYEPPQTVAAPHMGSWIAKELGPKNPVIPAFVDIGQRFTVGEAEELKAFHTAGFLGNEFGPFFIPDPSQGLESVRPPVGMDAKRFERRNQLYNELINNSPVGEFGSDYQRESLKRSMEQAYALLNSPESKAFDLSTEPKKSYDIYNTGRFGLGCLLARRLTEQGARFISVTTEYEPFKGWDTHENGHTRLQEMKKQIDGPVAQLIKDLDEKGLLDRTMVVLASEFSRDMMVEGRPDAKVKEQVAQPDILSDLKFYGMHRHFTDGCSMLMFGGGIKKGFVYGKTADERPCKTIENPIKIEGVHQTIYHALGIPPDTQYEIEKRPFYTTPDGKGLAVKELLI
- a CDS encoding MBOAT family O-acyltransferase, whose translation is MLFNSFEFLVLTLVTFAIYYLPPFRRVQVAILIVASLVFYGYANPTLLALFLFSVLINVVSSYSVVYGKLSTQKLVLTIGVVFNLGILAFFKYSPLVGNTFFNAEQGIGAWLVQIPLPVGISFFTFEGISLLVDAYRGRETTRTEGVVPPSLGAHAMNTTFFVAFFPHLIAGPILKAHHFIPQIRQKFYRDIPWEFCFRNLVTGYFLKMVVADQLSQQTYWIQYPYFEVQSSLMLIVLLFGYSIQIFADFAGYSLIALGVAGLFGYRLEKNFDFPYISTSFSEFWRRWHISLSTFLKEYLYIPLGGNRKGNVRTYINLFVTMLLGGLWHGAAWSYAIWGMFHGGALAIERLIKDLYGRKQSEPPRVLRILSGVFVFSLVTFAWLFFKLTDISDVVKYIAAIKHNTNIASNKTRILYIIVYSLPVVVYHLLYLSKNLQSGALRWQRLEPLVYGLMLFMIATNCGIGGEFIYFQF